The Populus alba chromosome 6, ASM523922v2, whole genome shotgun sequence genome contains a region encoding:
- the LOC118037621 gene encoding protein ACTIVITY OF BC1 COMPLEX KINASE 1, chloroplastic isoform X2, whose protein sequence is MLRGVEIVWNLGLYWSNLAYDFLVGRDEEVVPYRARQLRNLLCDLGPSFIKAGQVLASRPDIIREDYMNELCILQDDVPPFPNQVAFNIIEEELGQPLEAVFSKISPQTIAAASLGQVYRATLRATGEDVAIKVQRPQIEPIIFRDLFLFRTLASFLNGISLQKLGCNAELIVDEFGEKLLEELDYTLEARNIEDFLENFKDDPTVKIPRVYRKLSGSRVLVMEWIDGIRCTNPQAIRDAGIDLNGFLTVGVSAALRQLLEFGLFHGDPHPGNIFAMRDGRIAYVDFGNVAVLSQQNKQILIDAVVHAVNEDYAEMANDFTRLGFLASDTDVAPIIPALEAIWQNSAGKGLADFNFRTVTGKFNQLVYNYPIRIPERFSLVIRSLLTQEGICLTLEPDFKFLEVAYPYIAKRLLTDPNPALRERLIQVLFKGGVFQWKRLENLIVLAKENVAKMSSNPALQVKDIQNSRSLQIEKKLDLTNTIKDGARLFFTDEGIRRQLLLAMTEDSKLHIEELVDVYRLVEDQIDIPSVTREVVRDIPTVIRDLILSWSDSILSDR, encoded by the exons ATGTTGAGAGGAGTGGAGATAGTGTGGAATTTGGGATTGTATTGGTCTAATCTGGCGTATGATTTTTTGGTTGGAAGAGATGAGGAGGTGGTTCCGTATCGTGCTCGGCAGCTTAGGAATTTGTTGTGTGATTTAGGACCTTCTTTCATCAAAGCTGGACAG GTTCTTGCTAGTAGACCTGATATCATTAGAGAGGATTATATGAATGAACTCTGCATCCTCCAAGATGATGTTCCTCCTTTCCCCAATCAG GTTGCTTTCAATATTATAGAAGAGGAGTTGGGGCAACCGCTTGAAGCTGTATTCAGTAAAATTTCACCACAAACAATAGCAGCTGCGAGCTTGGGTCAAGTTTACCGAGCTACCTTACGAGCTACTGGGGAGGATGTTGCAATTAAG GTGCAAAGACCTCAAATAGAGCCTATAATCTTTCGGGATCTTTTTCTCTTTAGAACTCTTGCTTCATTCCTAAATGGAATCAGTTTACAGAAATTGGGATGCAATGCTGAGCTGATAGTAGATGAATTTGGTGAGAAGCTTTTGGAGGAGCTTGATTACACCTTG GAAGCTCGGAATATTGAAGACTTCCTGGAAAACTTCAAAGATGATCCTACTGTTAAAATTCCTCGGGTTTACAGAAAACTTTCTGGTTCACGTGTTTTAGTTATGGAATGGATAGATGGCATTCGATGCACCAACCCACAG GCTATCAGGGATGCTGGTATTgatttaaatggatttttaacAGTTGGGGTGAGTGCTGCTTTGCGGCAATTGTTAGAGTTTGGGTTATTTCATGGAGATCCGCATCCTGGAAATATCTTTGCCATGCGAGATGGACGCATTGCTTATGTGGACTTTGGGAATGTTGCTGTGCTTAGTCAG CAAAATAAGCAGATATTGATTGATGCTGTTGTTCATGCTGTGAACGAGGACTATGCTGAGATGGCAAATGACTTTACCAGGCTTGGGTTCCTAGCTAGTGACACTGATGTTGCTCCTATCATTCCAGCTTTGGAAGCTATTTGGCAGAATTCTGCTGGGAAAGGACTTGCTGATTTTAATTTCAGAACTGTTACAG GGaaatttaatcaattggttTACAATTATCCCATTCGTATACCAGAGAGGTTTTCCCTTGTTATTCGTTCTTTATTGACTCAAGAGGGCATCTGTCTTACCTTGGAGccagattttaaatttcttgag GTTGCCTATCCATATATTGCAAAACGCCTCCTTACAGATCCCAATCCAGCACTCCGTGAACGACTCATACAG GTTCTGTTCAAAGGTGGTGTTTTCCAGTGGAAACGGCTCGAAAACCTTATTGTTCTTGCAAAGGAAAACGTAGCCAAGATGAGCAGCAACCCTGCCTTGCAAGTAAAAGACAT CCAAAATTCAAGAAGCTTGCAAATTGAAAAGAAGCTAGACTTGACAAATACCATTAAAGATGGAGCACGGCTCTTCTTTACCGATGAAGGAATTCGGAGGCAGCTGCTTTTGGCTATGACAGAAGACTCGAAACTTCACATTGAAGAG CTTGTTGACGTATATAGACTGGTTGAAGACCAAATCGATATCCCCTCGGTGACTAGGGAAGTTGTGAGAG ACATTCCAACTGTTATCCGAGATCTCATACTTTCCTGGAGCGACTCAATCTTATCTGACCGATGA
- the LOC118037621 gene encoding protein ACTIVITY OF BC1 COMPLEX KINASE 1, chloroplastic isoform X1 — MDLIYYPNYTITPSLSSQNPKPRSWIILQRSNFRSSPIRAAAASSYVETTKNGAALTTSRRNVTVKTTDRDSSSAMDQLDIERGVCVPFRKYSPETVRSKVLESRGAISSLMLRGVEIVWNLGLYWSNLAYDFLVGRDEEVVPYRARQLRNLLCDLGPSFIKAGQVLASRPDIIREDYMNELCILQDDVPPFPNQVAFNIIEEELGQPLEAVFSKISPQTIAAASLGQVYRATLRATGEDVAIKVQRPQIEPIIFRDLFLFRTLASFLNGISLQKLGCNAELIVDEFGEKLLEELDYTLEARNIEDFLENFKDDPTVKIPRVYRKLSGSRVLVMEWIDGIRCTNPQAIRDAGIDLNGFLTVGVSAALRQLLEFGLFHGDPHPGNIFAMRDGRIAYVDFGNVAVLSQQNKQILIDAVVHAVNEDYAEMANDFTRLGFLASDTDVAPIIPALEAIWQNSAGKGLADFNFRTVTGKFNQLVYNYPIRIPERFSLVIRSLLTQEGICLTLEPDFKFLEVAYPYIAKRLLTDPNPALRERLIQVLFKGGVFQWKRLENLIVLAKENVAKMSSNPALQVKDIQNSRSLQIEKKLDLTNTIKDGARLFFTDEGIRRQLLLAMTEDSKLHIEELVDVYRLVEDQIDIPSVTREVVRDIPTVIRDLILSWSDSILSDR, encoded by the exons TGACAGGGACAGCAGCAGCGCCATGGATCAACTCGACATCGAACGCGGCGTTTGCGTGCCGTTTCGCAAGTACTCTCCCGAAACA gTGAGGAGTAAAGTGCTGGAATCAAGAGGGGCAATATCGTCGTTGATGTTGAGAGGAGTGGAGATAGTGTGGAATTTGGGATTGTATTGGTCTAATCTGGCGTATGATTTTTTGGTTGGAAGAGATGAGGAGGTGGTTCCGTATCGTGCTCGGCAGCTTAGGAATTTGTTGTGTGATTTAGGACCTTCTTTCATCAAAGCTGGACAG GTTCTTGCTAGTAGACCTGATATCATTAGAGAGGATTATATGAATGAACTCTGCATCCTCCAAGATGATGTTCCTCCTTTCCCCAATCAG GTTGCTTTCAATATTATAGAAGAGGAGTTGGGGCAACCGCTTGAAGCTGTATTCAGTAAAATTTCACCACAAACAATAGCAGCTGCGAGCTTGGGTCAAGTTTACCGAGCTACCTTACGAGCTACTGGGGAGGATGTTGCAATTAAG GTGCAAAGACCTCAAATAGAGCCTATAATCTTTCGGGATCTTTTTCTCTTTAGAACTCTTGCTTCATTCCTAAATGGAATCAGTTTACAGAAATTGGGATGCAATGCTGAGCTGATAGTAGATGAATTTGGTGAGAAGCTTTTGGAGGAGCTTGATTACACCTTG GAAGCTCGGAATATTGAAGACTTCCTGGAAAACTTCAAAGATGATCCTACTGTTAAAATTCCTCGGGTTTACAGAAAACTTTCTGGTTCACGTGTTTTAGTTATGGAATGGATAGATGGCATTCGATGCACCAACCCACAG GCTATCAGGGATGCTGGTATTgatttaaatggatttttaacAGTTGGGGTGAGTGCTGCTTTGCGGCAATTGTTAGAGTTTGGGTTATTTCATGGAGATCCGCATCCTGGAAATATCTTTGCCATGCGAGATGGACGCATTGCTTATGTGGACTTTGGGAATGTTGCTGTGCTTAGTCAG CAAAATAAGCAGATATTGATTGATGCTGTTGTTCATGCTGTGAACGAGGACTATGCTGAGATGGCAAATGACTTTACCAGGCTTGGGTTCCTAGCTAGTGACACTGATGTTGCTCCTATCATTCCAGCTTTGGAAGCTATTTGGCAGAATTCTGCTGGGAAAGGACTTGCTGATTTTAATTTCAGAACTGTTACAG GGaaatttaatcaattggttTACAATTATCCCATTCGTATACCAGAGAGGTTTTCCCTTGTTATTCGTTCTTTATTGACTCAAGAGGGCATCTGTCTTACCTTGGAGccagattttaaatttcttgag GTTGCCTATCCATATATTGCAAAACGCCTCCTTACAGATCCCAATCCAGCACTCCGTGAACGACTCATACAG GTTCTGTTCAAAGGTGGTGTTTTCCAGTGGAAACGGCTCGAAAACCTTATTGTTCTTGCAAAGGAAAACGTAGCCAAGATGAGCAGCAACCCTGCCTTGCAAGTAAAAGACAT CCAAAATTCAAGAAGCTTGCAAATTGAAAAGAAGCTAGACTTGACAAATACCATTAAAGATGGAGCACGGCTCTTCTTTACCGATGAAGGAATTCGGAGGCAGCTGCTTTTGGCTATGACAGAAGACTCGAAACTTCACATTGAAGAG CTTGTTGACGTATATAGACTGGTTGAAGACCAAATCGATATCCCCTCGGTGACTAGGGAAGTTGTGAGAG ACATTCCAACTGTTATCCGAGATCTCATACTTTCCTGGAGCGACTCAATCTTATCTGACCGATGA